The proteins below come from a single Malus sylvestris chromosome 3, drMalSylv7.2, whole genome shotgun sequence genomic window:
- the LOC126617350 gene encoding acyl-lipid omega-3 desaturase (cytochrome b5), endoplasmic reticulum-like, with amino-acid sequence MVETQTQKQQSNPINGVNGIHNHHHDEADFDPSAPPPFKIAEIRAAIPQHCWIKDPWRSLSYVFRDLFAISAMAAAAIYLESWYLWPLYWAAQGTMFWAVFVLGHDCGHGSFSDSRILNSVVGHILHSAILVPYNGWRISHRTHHQNHGHVENDESWVPLTEKIYSSLDESTLKFRFSVPYPIFAYPFYLWTRSPGKQGSHFNPYSDLFAPNERRDVITSTTCLTMMVSLLVYLSFVVGPVQILKLYGVPYWIFVMWLDMVTYLHHHGYDEKLPWYRGKEWSYLRGGLTTVDRDYGMFNNIHHDIGTHVIHHLFPQIPHYHLREATEAAKPVLGKYYREPKKSGPFPVHLIDNLLSSMSIDHYVSDTGDIVYYQTDPKLFKSLKGKSN; translated from the exons ATGGTGGAAACTCAGACTCAGAAGCAGCAGAGCAACCCCATCAATGGCGTCAATGGGATCCACAACCACCACCATGACGAAGCAGATTTCGACCCAAGTGCCCCTCCTCCATTCAAGATAGCTGAGATCCGAGCTGCCATTCCCCAACACTGCTGGATCAAGGATCCATGGAGGTCTCTGAGCTATGTTTTCAGGGATTTGTTTGCGATTTCTGCAATGGCAGCTGCTGCCATTTACTTGGAAAGTTGGTATCTTTGGCCTTTGTACTGGGCTGCTCAGGGAACCATGTTCTGGGCTGTCTTTGTTCTCGGACATGATTG TGGCCATGGAAGCTTTTCAGACAGTAGAATTCTGAACAGTGTTGTGGGGCATATATTGCATTCTGCAATTCTTGTACCTTATAATGGATG GAGAATTAGCCACAGAACTCACCATCAGAACCATGGACATGTTGAGAACGATGAGTCATGGGTTCCT TTGACTGAGAAGATTTATTCGAGTCTCGATGAAAGTACCCTGAAATTCAGATTCAGTGTGCCTTACCCCATTTTTGCATATCCTTTCTATCTG TGGACTAGAAGTCCAGGAAAGCAAGGTTCTCATTTCAATCCGTACAGTGACTTGTTTGCCCCAAATGAAAGGAGAGATGTGATAACATCAACTACTTGCTTGACTATGATGGTTTCCCTGCTTGTTTATCTGTCATTTGTCGTAGGCCCTGTCCAAATCCTCAAGCTTTATGGTGTCCCTTACTGG ATTTTCGTAATGTGGTTGGACATGGTCACATATTTGCATCACCATGGTTATGACGAAAAACTTCCTTGGTACCGCGGCAAG GAATGGAGTTACCTACGAGGAGGCCTCACAACCGTTGATCGCGATTATGGAATGTTCAACAACATCCACCATGACATCGGCACTCATGTTATCCATCATCTCTTCCCTCAAATCCCACACTACCACCTAAGGGAAGCA ACCGAGGCAGCTAAACCGGTTTTGGGGAAGTACTACCGGGAGCCGAAGAAATCCGGGCCGTTTCCGGTTCACTTGATTGATAATCTGTTGTCAAGCATGAGCATTGATCACTATGTTAGTGACACCGGAGACATTGTATACTACCAGACAGACCCCAAGCTGTTCAAAAGCCTCAAGGGCAAGTCCAAttga